TAGATGAATACTTTGAATATGAAGCTGAGGAATTCCTGGTCTCCTTGGCCTTGTTGATTACTGAAGGTCGAACACCAGAATTTTCTGTAAAAGGTAGAACAGAGGGTTTCCATTGCCCTCCAGCACAGTCAAGTCAACCACTAACATCTAAGCATGAATGCACCGACAAATTGGCCCAGGTATGACAATATCAGTACATGATAAATACCATGGGGTATTCATGGGGAATCCATGGAATCTTCAACTTGTGTGAATTGTCATGCTATATAACTTATTTGCAAATGAACATAACACATACTTGTGTTCTTATAccgttcttcttcttctttgtagTAGAATGGTATCAAGTTTTTTATTGTATAGAACCATAATTTGCATTAATGGGATTTTTGAGAAAATGTAGACTTTTCCCTAATTTTTGTTGCATTTCTAGATAATCTTggaaatttatttttctgttttgctcATTGATGTGTGGATAGGGGGAGTTGGTGCAGAAAGGTTGGGGCTCTTCAGTTCCTAAATAAGAGATGTTGATCCAGAACTCTGTAAACTTGCACCCCTGGCCATGCAGGAGAATTGCTCCGGCCCAAAGATTCTAACAACTCTAACAAGATATTAGACCGCAGAAGGGGGGACTTATAGAGAGTGAAAGAAGAACAAGTAGCAGAGTACAGTTGGTGGGAAGCTCCTCTATATGATCTCGAGGCTTTTCCCCACAAATTCTCTAAATTGCTACATTAGAGCTTTATTATATCTTGCCTTGTTAATGGCTCTGCAGCCTTCTTTGTGATTTGAAAAACTCAGATGTGTTTTcctggattgggcccttaatgcTTTCACATTTTTTGAATGTGCTCTTAAAGCTGATTTAAAATCTAACTAGTATTGtggtgcttttttctttttcttttttttttttttcttttttttttttttaaagtgtcgtCAAGCCAGACGAACCAGGTCTGAGGTTATGCTACTGTGGAAAAATAATATTCCTATCATGATAGAAGTGATGCTACTTCCGGACTGTTGCTATAGTGATGAAGGGCCCACCACAGAAGGGAGTGATTTAAATGATCCTGCAATCAAACAAGATGCATTGCTGTTAGAAAGGTGGATTTTGGAGCCAGTTCCCCGACAGTAAGTTTGGGTGTGGAGGTTAGTTAATAATATAAGGTGACTGGATTCTTGCAGGGCAACTGACTGGTTTAGTAACTTGGATTTGAATCCCAAATTATTATTGCTGTTCTTAGAAAATAATTGTATTCTAGTACAAAATTTGGGCTTGATTTTCCACAGCCTAGTACTTTGTGTAATCACCTGAGTAATGTGGCTGTAAAGTTTAACTAAGAATGGTAtcattttgcactcactttgaAGAGATACAGATATTCTCCACATACGGTGCAAgttagtggagaatcaggccccatgacTTTTTTAGGATGCTAGATGTGCTTCATTAGGACATAAGTCTCCTTTCGTCACAAAGTTCACCAGAAAtaatattgttttgtttctggcaCTTTGAAAGCCAATTTATTTTCAGTCATTTTAATGCAGGTTGTTTTGATAATGCATAGTGtctttgtgtatctttttataaATTGTGCATTGAACCATAATTTCCTGCAGGATGTTTAGAAAATGTGTGACTTAAAAGTTCAAGAGTAGTGGAAGGAAATTTTGCAGCAACGGATCTTGTTCTGAAAAAATATCATTGGTTTCTAAGATCTTTAACAAGATTAAAGCAAAGCTGCTCTAATTATTTAATTTGCTGTTTTTTGTAATGGCTCTTACCAATACCTGCTTAtttcttttaatacattttagaagTGGAGATCGCTTTATTGAAGAGAAGACCCTCTTATTGGCTGTCcgatcttttgttttcttttctcagtTGAGCGCTTGGCTGAGTGTTTCACATGGTGCTGTTCCTCGTAATATTCTGTACAGGTAGGTCTGAGGTAGAAAAGAGCCATTTGTTTTTTCTTAGTGGGTAATTGCTGAATAGAAAGTAGCCTTAAAACAATTGATTTCCCTCCCCCTTTACTATTTACTTTCAGAAGGGATATATGGATTGGCTTTGCTCGTTCTAGCATTTGGTTTGTGGATTTTGCAAAGTATGACAGTTGCCAGTTTCCTTAATGAATTTTAtttgtcttattttttttaatataattatttcttTAGAAAAATCTGTATATAATGTAAATTTATCCAGAGGcatttctgtattgtttcagAGTAAGTGCTGCAGATGTGGACCTGCAATGGACTTTCTCACAGACACCAACTGAACATGTGTTTCCTGTTCCTAATGTTTCTCACACTGTGGCCTTGAAAGTCAGTGTCCAGTCCTTGCCTAGACAATCTAACTATCCAGTTTTGACCTGTAGTATTCACACCAGCCTGGGATTTTATGAAAAGGGAATACAAGAACATAATGTACATCAGCACTGTGATTCCATTGAGGGAGAGCAGCGCAGCATGTCCAGTTCACAGCGTTCATGTGGAAAACAAACATGGACATTGATTCCTGAAGGCTTGCTTAATGCAAAAATATACCCTGAATTTACTACATCAGTGAGAAATGTAAAACTTTATCCAGCAACTGGTTTGGGGTCTGCCTATGGGACATCACAGTCTAAAGTCCAGTGCTATAATGCTATGGGGGACAATAAGAAACAGCCACATGAAACATCAGTCAGAACTTTTAAATCCTTTTCTTTGGTTGATCCCCAAGTTCCAAATAGTCAGTGTTCCCATCAGCCCATAGGAGAGACTAATCCTTTGATAGGTTCTTTACTTCTGGAGCGACAGGAAGTTATAGCAAGAATTGCTCAGCACTTGATTCACTGTGATCCATCTACTTCACATGTTACTGGATGTCCATTCAACATGCATGAAACCAGTTCAAAAGTTTTTTGGAATACTTATGAAGATGAAAGCTTGCTGAAAAAAGGCAAGGAAACATCCTCTGTTTCTACTAACATAGATATTATGTTATCAGAagactgtagtgaagacaagacaAGAGCAATATCAGAGAACCCATTGGTTGATTCCCATGTTCTTATGAACCACTGTTCTCATCAGTCCATAGAAGAGACTAATCCTTTAATAGGTTCTTTACTTCTGGAGCGACAGGAAGTTATAGCTAGGATTGCCCAACATTTGATTCACTGTGATCCAGCTACTTCACACATTACTGGGCGTCCATTCAATATACATGAAAGCAGTTcaatcacttcaaaagtttttcaAAGTTCATATGAAGATGAAAACTTGTTGAAGAAAGGCAAGGAAACATCCTCTGTTTCTTTCTCTAAGTCTGCCGTTACCATAAAAGACAGCAGTAAAGTAAAGACTAGAACACCTGATACCCCTCTTACATCTTATAGACTTGATGGTATATTGAAGGCTTCTCCAAAACCCCAAGCAAGAAGAAAACTGATTCTAGCAAAACCCAGTGAGGTTGTCCAAAACACATTTCAGCAGACTCCAAATAAAACTACCAATTCATTCACTAGCATAAATATATCATGtagcaaagaaaataaatctgAACTGCCAGATAAACTGGAAACAGTTTCTGGTTGTCCACATAAAGACCAAATGACCAACAAAGTCATTGGTAAACAGTGTTCAAATTTCAACACAACTGATGAACAGATTTGCAAAAATAAACTTAAAGAAAGAACAATCATCAGTGAGAATAGCAATGGAGGCTGTTTAATCAATCCACAGTTAGATAAATCCAAAATACTTGAAGGTACAAAAAAAGCGACACTAATGCAGGCATCTGATATTTTGCACAAAAATGAGCTTAAGTGTTTAGATAAAGATCCAAAAAAACCAAATATATGTGAGCAAAATACCCAACTTGTTAGtattgaaaattatttaaataaagacCATGACAGTTTCAAATGCAAAAATAAGCAAGATAAACTGAAAACTGCACATGATGAGAATGAAGACCCAACGGACTATGAATTTCAAAGCAATTCTCAGAAGAAATCTGTAGAAGACTATTTGGATAGGTGTCAACGACTGAAGAATGCAGATGTGCTGGTAAGTACCTACCTGACAAGAGGGGAGTAGATATCTAAATAACTTAGAGTATATTCTAGATCAACTCTGAAAGAATCTCTAAATGTATAGATGTAATCATACTCTTATATGAAACAGTGTAGTTAAAATCTCTGCTTTCAGGTCTGAAGATTGGtcttgtgctttttttttctctcctgttatATTTAATACTTAGAGGGAAACTGCCAGGCCTCACACATCATAACAGAGCTGTTAATGAATATTCCCACAGTCCTACTTCATTTGTCAGACTTCTTGGTTTTATAAATAGAACAATATCTAATTATGCAACATGATGAATAACAAGCGAGCTAGTCCATAGTGGCTGTAAGTTGGCGCCACAAGGAAACTCTTCTTTAGAGAATGCATGAATCTGTTGTACTTTGTTTCCTAAAACAGTAATACCATAGATCTAATTTCTCTGAACCAAGGTATATTCTTAAAATATGCTGCAGGGAAACTGGAAAGACTTTTCAATTTTTGAAGACAAGTGAGAAACAAATTCAGAACTGAATTTTAACTTGCTAGGCTACCTGAAGTACTTGAGTAAATGTCTTTTACTTACAGAGAATACCACCACTCAAGCATTCAAGTATATGGCAGAAACACAATTTTCACTCTTTGGACGGGACTGTAACCAAGGCTTTCCATCCTCGAACTGGATTGCCTCTACTTTCAAGTCCTGTAAGTTACTATTGGGATTTTTTAGCTATTTTTCTGAAGAAGGatgaaataattttgtattttaatgtGTAGCTGTTCTAGAATTTCTGATAAAAGCTGATGATATACCATCTCAATCATAAAGGGTTAACTTTACAacaatttgtagtgtagacaaggcccttcatttcattttcagtttttatttcccAAGGGTTTAATAATGTTTAGTTATAAAATTCACTCTTAAATGTAGAATGTAAAAAGTTTAAGATCGTATATATTTCTGCATTGTTTTTGTAATTTGTTATATCAGAATTGTCACAGACCACAGGATTTGTGATTGCAGTTTTCaaagtaataaaatattatttttccttaGGTTCCTCAGAGAAAAACACAATCTGGGTGCTTTGATCTGGACTCATCTTTGCTGCGATTGAAATGTTTGTCTACAAGAAGGTATTCATCCTTTTCTACTTACAAGAAAGTGTGGGAGTGTATTCAGTGGAATAATTACATATATAAACTGTAAGTAAGTGAATATGTAAGCAATAACACATGAAGTGAGTGAG
The Lepidochelys kempii isolate rLepKem1 chromosome 10, rLepKem1.hap2, whole genome shotgun sequence DNA segment above includes these coding regions:
- the ATOSA gene encoding atos homolog protein A isoform X1; the protein is MVYSGNKGLHREDTLDEYFEYEAEEFLVSLALLITEGRTPEFSVKGRTEGFHCPPAQSSQPLTSKHECTDKLAQCRQARRTRSEVMLLWKNNIPIMIEVMLLPDCCYSDEGPTTEGSDLNDPAIKQDALLLERWILEPVPRQSGDRFIEEKTLLLAVRSFVFFSQLSAWLSVSHGAVPRNILYRVSAADVDLQWTFSQTPTEHVFPVPNVSHTVALKVSVQSLPRQSNYPVLTCSIHTSLGFYEKGIQEHNVHQHCDSIEGEQRSMSSSQRSCGKQTWTLIPEGLLNAKIYPEFTTSVRNVKLYPATGLGSAYGTSQSKVQCYNAMGDNKKQPHETSVRTFKSFSLVDPQVPNSQCSHQPIGETNPLIGSLLLERQEVIARIAQHLIHCDPSTSHVTGCPFNMHETSSKVFWNTYEDESLLKKGKETSSVSTNIDIMLSEDCSEDKTRAISENPLVDSHVLMNHCSHQSIEETNPLIGSLLLERQEVIARIAQHLIHCDPATSHITGRPFNIHESSSITSKVFQSSYEDENLLKKGKETSSVSFSKSAVTIKDSSKVKTRTPDTPLTSYRLDGILKASPKPQARRKLILAKPSEVVQNTFQQTPNKTTNSFTSINISCSKENKSELPDKLETVSGCPHKDQMTNKVIGKQCSNFNTTDEQICKNKLKERTIISENSNGGCLINPQLDKSKILEGTKKATLMQASDILHKNELKCLDKDPKKPNICEQNTQLVSIENYLNKDHDSFKCKNKQDKLKTAHDENEDPTDYEFQSNSQKKSVEDYLDRCQRLKNADVLRIPPLKHSSIWQKHNFHSLDGTVTKAFHPRTGLPLLSSPVPQRKTQSGCFDLDSSLLRLKCLSTRSPQQYINTDNDPEGHGKPFLSSSAPPITSLSLLGNFEESVLNYRLDPLGIVDGFTAEVGASGVFCPTHMTLPVEVSFYSVSDDNAPSPYMGVITLETLGKRGYRVPPSGTIQVTLFNPNKTVVKMFVVIYDLREMPANHQTFLRQRTFSVPVRREVKRSINKENIRQTEERLLRYLIHLRFQSSKSGKIYLHRDVRLLFSRKSMEVDSGAAYELKSYTESPTNPQFSPRC
- the ATOSA gene encoding atos homolog protein A isoform X3, with translation MVYSGNKGLHREDTLDEYFEYEAEEFLVSLALLITEGRTPEFSVKGRTEGFHCPPAQSSQPLTSKHECTDKLAQCRQARRTRSEVMLLWKNNIPIMIEVMLLPDCCYSDEGPTTEGSDLNDPAIKQDALLLERWILEPVPRQSGDRFIEEKTLLLAVRSFVFFSQLSAWLSVSHGAVPRNILYRVSAADVDLQWTFSQTPTEHVFPVPNVSHTVALKVSVQSLPRQSNYPVLTCSIHTSLGFYEKGIQEHNVHQHCDSIEGEQRSMSSSQRSCGKQTWTLIPEGLLNAKIYPEFTTSVRNVKLYPATGLGSAYGTSQSKVQCYNAMGDNKKQPHETSVRTFKSFSLVDPQVPNSQCSHQPIGETNPLIGSLLLERQEVIARIAQHLIHCDPSTSHVTGCPFNMHETSSKVFWNTYEDESLLKKGKETSSVSTNIDIMLSEDCSEDKTRAISENPLVDSHVLMNHCSHQSIEETNPLIGSLLLERQEVIARIAQHLIHCDPATSHITGRPFNIHESSSITSKVFQSSYEDENLLKKGKETSSVSFSKSAVTIKDSSKVKTRTPDTPLTSYRLDGILKASPKPQARRKLILAKPSEVVQNTFQQTPNKTTNSFTSINISCSKENKSELPDKLETVSGCPHKDQMTNKVIGKQCSNFNTTDEQICKNKLKERTIISENSNGGCLINPQLDKSKILEGTKKATLMQASDILHKNELKCLDKDPKKPNICEQNTQLVSIENYLNKDHDSFKCKNKQDKLKTAHDENEDPTDYEFQSNSQKKSVEDYLDRCQRLKNADVLRIPPLKHSSIWQKHNFHSLDGTVTKAFHPRTGLPLLSSPVPQRKTQSGCFDLDSSLLRLKCLSTRSPQQYINTDNDPEGHGKPFLSSSAPPITSLSLLGNFEESVLNYRLDPLGIVDGFTAEVGASGVFCPTHMTLPVEVSFYSVSDDNAPSPYMGVITLETLGKRGYRVPPSGTIQVQYQMPPVDTPKPLAPRSSLVEKKNRLFG
- the ATOSA gene encoding atos homolog protein A isoform X2, translated to MKPERDTLDEYFEYEAEEFLVSLALLITEGRTPEFSVKGRTEGFHCPPAQSSQPLTSKHECTDKLAQCRQARRTRSEVMLLWKNNIPIMIEVMLLPDCCYSDEGPTTEGSDLNDPAIKQDALLLERWILEPVPRQSGDRFIEEKTLLLAVRSFVFFSQLSAWLSVSHGAVPRNILYRVSAADVDLQWTFSQTPTEHVFPVPNVSHTVALKVSVQSLPRQSNYPVLTCSIHTSLGFYEKGIQEHNVHQHCDSIEGEQRSMSSSQRSCGKQTWTLIPEGLLNAKIYPEFTTSVRNVKLYPATGLGSAYGTSQSKVQCYNAMGDNKKQPHETSVRTFKSFSLVDPQVPNSQCSHQPIGETNPLIGSLLLERQEVIARIAQHLIHCDPSTSHVTGCPFNMHETSSKVFWNTYEDESLLKKGKETSSVSTNIDIMLSEDCSEDKTRAISENPLVDSHVLMNHCSHQSIEETNPLIGSLLLERQEVIARIAQHLIHCDPATSHITGRPFNIHESSSITSKVFQSSYEDENLLKKGKETSSVSFSKSAVTIKDSSKVKTRTPDTPLTSYRLDGILKASPKPQARRKLILAKPSEVVQNTFQQTPNKTTNSFTSINISCSKENKSELPDKLETVSGCPHKDQMTNKVIGKQCSNFNTTDEQICKNKLKERTIISENSNGGCLINPQLDKSKILEGTKKATLMQASDILHKNELKCLDKDPKKPNICEQNTQLVSIENYLNKDHDSFKCKNKQDKLKTAHDENEDPTDYEFQSNSQKKSVEDYLDRCQRLKNADVLRIPPLKHSSIWQKHNFHSLDGTVTKAFHPRTGLPLLSSPVPQRKTQSGCFDLDSSLLRLKCLSTRSPQQYINTDNDPEGHGKPFLSSSAPPITSLSLLGNFEESVLNYRLDPLGIVDGFTAEVGASGVFCPTHMTLPVEVSFYSVSDDNAPSPYMGVITLETLGKRGYRVPPSGTIQVTLFNPNKTVVKMFVVIYDLREMPANHQTFLRQRTFSVPVRREVKRSINKENIRQTEERLLRYLIHLRFQSSKSGKIYLHRDVRLLFSRKSMEVDSGAAYELKSYTESPTNPQFSPRC
- the ATOSA gene encoding atos homolog protein A isoform X4; this encodes MVYSGNKGLHREDTLDEYFEYEAEEFLVSLALLITEGRTPEFSVKGRTEGFHCPPAQSSQPLTSKHECTDKLAQCRQARRTRSEVMLLWKNNIPIMIEVMLLPDCCYSDEGPTTEGSDLNDPAIKQDALLLERWILEPVPRQSGDRFIEEKTLLLAVRSFVFFSQLSAWLSVSHGAVPRNILYRVSAADVDLQWTFSQTPTEHVFPVPNVSHTVALKVSVQSLPRQSNYPVLTCSIHTSLGFYEKGIQEHNVHQHCDSIEGEQRSMSSSQRSCGKQTWTLIPEGLLNAKIYPEFTTSVRNVKLYPATGLGSAYGTSQSKVQCYNAMGDNKKQPHETSVRTFKSFSLVDPQVPNSQCSHQPIGETNPLIGSLLLERQEVIARIAQHLIHCDPSTSHVTGCPFNMHETSSKVFWNTYEDESLLKKGKETSSVSTNIDIMLSEDCSEDKTRAISENPLVDSHVLMNHCSHQSIEETNPLIGSLLLERQEVIARIAQHLIHCDPATSHITGRPFNIHESSSITSKVFQSSYEDENLLKKGKETSSVSFSKSAVTIKDSSKVKTRTPDTPLTSYRLDGILKASPKPQARRKLILAKPSEVVQNTFQQTPNKTTNSFTSINISCSKENKSELPDKLETVSGCPHKDQMTNKVIGKQCSNFNTTDEQICKNKLKERTIISENSNGGCLINPQLDKSKILEGTKKATLMQASDILHKNELKCLDKDPKKPNICEQNTQLVSIENYLNKDHDSFKCKNKQDKLKTAHDENEDPTDYEFQSNSQKKSVEDYLDRCQRLKNADVLRIPPLKHSSIWQKHNFHSLDGTVTKAFHPRTGLPLLSSPVPQRKTQSGCFDLDSSLLRLKCLSTRSPQQYINTDNDPEGHGKPFLSSSAPPITSLSLLGNFEESVLNYRLDPLGIVDGFTAEVGASGVFCPTHMTLPVEVSFYSVSDDNAPSPYMGVITLETLGKRGYRVPPSGTIQVMPPVDTPKPLAPRSSLVEKKNRLFG